In one Halosimplex halophilum genomic region, the following are encoded:
- a CDS encoding 5-methyltetrahydropteroyltriglutamate--homocysteine methyltransferase — protein sequence MTQVLSTTPGLYPLPDWAKDELASLKGRQKGGLVSGDESAAVGDAYGRAREEVVGLQTDAGLDLVVEGQLRWDDMLTHPLAVADAVETRGIVRYFDNNNFYREPVVTGDLSATGDVAADLEATAELTDADLSAVLPGPYTLSQLATDDHYGDEAAFLSALAEFLAAEAERLPEVETLFLLEPSLLESPPGDGADERASEAIDTVAEAADADVVAHTYWESHGGEGGIDEKVYAHLMDAEVDAIGFDFVANHEDNAYVISEYGAKDDIALGIVDGQNTLVEEPDEISERVEWTLDNAHGVDFETAYATVNTPTFYLPSGKFEEKLAALGAVERAEVKA from the coding sequence ATGACGCAGGTACTCTCCACGACGCCCGGCCTGTACCCGCTACCGGACTGGGCGAAGGACGAACTCGCGAGTCTGAAGGGGCGACAGAAGGGCGGCCTGGTCTCCGGCGACGAGAGCGCCGCGGTCGGCGACGCCTACGGCCGAGCGCGCGAGGAGGTCGTCGGCCTCCAGACCGACGCCGGCCTCGACCTGGTTGTCGAGGGCCAGCTGCGGTGGGACGACATGCTCACCCACCCGCTGGCCGTCGCCGACGCGGTCGAGACCCGCGGGATCGTCCGCTACTTCGACAACAACAACTTCTACCGCGAACCGGTCGTGACCGGCGACCTCTCCGCCACGGGCGACGTGGCCGCCGACCTCGAAGCGACCGCCGAGCTCACCGACGCGGACCTCAGCGCAGTGCTCCCGGGACCGTACACGCTCAGCCAGCTCGCGACCGACGACCACTACGGCGACGAGGCCGCGTTCCTCTCGGCGCTGGCCGAGTTCCTCGCCGCCGAGGCCGAGCGGCTCCCCGAGGTCGAGACGCTGTTCCTGCTGGAGCCCTCGCTTTTGGAGTCGCCGCCCGGCGACGGCGCCGACGAGCGCGCCAGCGAGGCCATCGACACGGTCGCTGAGGCCGCCGACGCCGACGTGGTCGCCCACACCTACTGGGAGTCTCACGGCGGCGAGGGCGGCATCGACGAGAAGGTCTACGCCCACCTGATGGACGCCGAGGTCGACGCTATCGGCTTCGACTTCGTGGCCAACCACGAGGACAACGCCTACGTCATCTCCGAGTACGGCGCGAAGGACGACATCGCGCTGGGTATCGTCGACGGGCAGAACACGCTCGTCGAGGAGCCCGACGAAATCTCCGAGCGCGTCGAGTGGACGCTCGACAACGCTCACGGCGTCGACTTCGAGACGGCCTACGCGACGGTCAACACCCCGACCTTCTACCTGCCCTCGGGCAAGTTCGAGGAGAAGCTGGCGGCCCTTGGCGCCGTCGAGCGCGCGGAGGTGAAAGCATGA
- a CDS encoding 2-oxoacid:ferredoxin oxidoreductase subunit beta, producing the protein MSSDVRFTDFKSDKQPTWCPGCGDFGTMNGMMKALAETGNDPDNTFVVAGIGCSGKIGTYMHSYALHGVHGRALPVGIGVKLANPDLEVMVAGGDGDGYSIGAGHFVHAVRRNVDMTYVVMDNRIYGLTKGQASPTSRQDFETSTTPEGPQMPPVNPLALALASGATFIAQSFSSDSQRHAQIIQEAIEHDGFGFVNTYSPCVTFNDVDTYDYFRDSIVDLDEEDHDPTDREAAKEKILEGDKEYMGVIYQDDDSVPWEKREGIEGDMSDIPDGAPEGAMDLVREFY; encoded by the coding sequence ATGAGCTCCGACGTTCGATTCACAGACTTCAAATCCGACAAGCAACCGACGTGGTGTCCCGGCTGCGGCGACTTCGGGACGATGAACGGCATGATGAAAGCGCTCGCCGAGACGGGCAACGACCCCGACAACACGTTCGTGGTCGCCGGCATCGGGTGCTCGGGGAAGATCGGCACCTACATGCACAGCTACGCGCTGCACGGCGTCCACGGCCGCGCCCTGCCCGTCGGCATCGGCGTCAAGCTCGCCAACCCCGACCTCGAAGTGATGGTCGCGGGCGGCGACGGCGACGGCTACTCCATCGGCGCGGGTCACTTCGTCCACGCCGTCCGCCGCAACGTCGACATGACCTACGTCGTCATGGACAACCGCATCTACGGCCTCACCAAGGGCCAGGCCTCCCCCACTTCGCGCCAGGACTTCGAGACGAGCACCACCCCCGAGGGCCCGCAGATGCCCCCGGTCAACCCGCTCGCGCTCGCGCTGGCCTCGGGCGCGACGTTCATCGCCCAGTCGTTCTCCTCGGACTCCCAGCGCCACGCCCAGATCATCCAGGAGGCCATCGAGCACGACGGCTTCGGGTTCGTCAACACCTACTCGCCGTGCGTGACGTTCAACGACGTCGACACCTACGACTACTTCCGCGACTCCATCGTCGACCTCGACGAGGAGGACCACGACCCGACCGACCGCGAGGCCGCCAAGGAGAAGATCCTCGAGGGCGACAAGGAGTACATGGGCGTCATCTACCAGGACGACGACTCGGTCCCGTGGGAGAAACGAGAGGGCATCGAGGGGGACATGTCCGACATCCCCGACGGCGCGCCCGAGGGCGCGATGGACCTCGTGCGAGAGTTCTACTAG
- a CDS encoding RNA polymerase Rpb4 family protein, translated as MTIFKEKVDEEYLTVAETKAILEELERERAADEDREMRYELARAIEHVNRFAVLDPEESREFVAELQELDKVDEPTAYKIANLRPRDRDELRAIYAQERFTLSGDELDAILEVVAQYA; from the coding sequence ATGACGATCTTCAAAGAGAAGGTCGACGAAGAGTACCTCACGGTCGCCGAGACGAAGGCGATCCTCGAGGAGCTCGAGCGCGAGCGCGCGGCCGACGAGGACCGCGAGATGCGCTACGAGCTCGCGCGGGCCATCGAGCACGTCAACCGCTTCGCCGTGCTCGACCCCGAGGAGTCCCGCGAGTTCGTCGCCGAGCTGCAGGAGCTGGACAAGGTCGACGAGCCGACCGCCTACAAGATCGCGAACCTGCGCCCCCGGGACCGCGACGAGCTGCGGGCGATCTACGCCCAGGAGCGGTTCACCCTCTCGGGCGACGAGCTCGACGCCATCCTCGAGGTCGTCGCGCAGTACGCCTGA
- a CDS encoding HVO_2753 family zinc finger protein, translating to MSESQQKRQQKCVSCGINIAGTNAAAFKCPDCGQQIYRCAKCRKQSNLYECPDCGFMGP from the coding sequence ATGAGCGAGAGCCAACAGAAACGCCAGCAAAAGTGCGTTTCGTGCGGCATCAACATCGCCGGCACGAACGCCGCCGCGTTCAAGTGTCCCGACTGCGGCCAGCAGATCTACCGCTGCGCGAAGTGTCGCAAGCAGAGCAACCTCTACGAGTGCCCGGACTGCGGGTTCATGGGGCCGTAA
- a CDS encoding DUF4129 domain-containing protein, with protein MQRPGTALVGLLALVALAGAAGTFGAVDGPVVTGDGTPTRPATPTEVPPPTGAPGGASESEVHRAATATTAAAGDSGGVSPFVVPAVGGSLLAAGLLVVFLTGHDERAPEVPDDGPGGGDPTPAVDPAYDSPDENAVTRAWRRLRDRAGADESTTPGDVATRALDAGLPGSAVATVTERFRAVRYGEGSPSADGSDPAATAVERLEPADSSGAEDDPDTNEGRDTDGEPGPGRGR; from the coding sequence GTGCAGCGTCCGGGAACCGCGCTCGTCGGCCTCCTCGCGCTGGTCGCGCTGGCGGGAGCCGCCGGCACGTTCGGCGCGGTCGACGGCCCCGTCGTCACCGGCGACGGGACGCCGACGCGTCCGGCGACGCCGACCGAGGTTCCCCCTCCGACCGGCGCGCCTGGCGGCGCGTCCGAGTCCGAGGTCCACCGGGCCGCGACGGCGACGACGGCCGCAGCCGGCGACTCCGGCGGCGTCTCCCCGTTCGTCGTCCCCGCCGTCGGCGGGTCGCTGCTGGCGGCCGGGCTGCTCGTTGTCTTCCTGACCGGCCACGACGAGCGGGCGCCCGAGGTTCCCGACGACGGCCCGGGCGGAGGCGACCCGACACCGGCCGTCGACCCGGCGTACGACTCGCCGGACGAGAACGCGGTGACGAGAGCCTGGCGACGGCTCCGCGACCGCGCCGGCGCCGACGAGTCGACGACGCCGGGCGACGTGGCGACGCGAGCCCTCGACGCCGGCCTCCCCGGGTCGGCGGTAGCGACCGTCACCGAGCGGTTCCGCGCGGTCCGCTACGGCGAGGGATCCCCGTCCGCCGACGGGTCCGATCCCGCCGCTACGGCCGTCGAGCGGCTCGAACCGGCCGACAGTTCCGGCGCGGAGGACGATCCCGACACGAACGAGGGCCGCGACACCGACGGCGAGCCGGGCCCCGGCCGTGGCCGGTAA
- a CDS encoding 2-oxoacid:acceptor oxidoreductase subunit alpha, which yields MPEDLNWAIGGEAGDGIDSTGKIFAQALSRAGRHVFTSKDFASRIRGGYTAYKVRTSVDRVESVVDRLDILIALTERTIDENMDELHEGSVIIYDGERSTMEDVEVPEGMIGLSVPLQRLAEDAGGAIMANVVALGAACEVANFPIENLDESLEKRFGDKGEAIVENNKEAARLGQQHVQEEYDHDFDYDIETTDNDYVLLNGDEAIGMGAIAAGCRFYSGYPITPATDVMEYMTGRVEQYGGKVVQAEDELSAINMALGAARAGARAMTATSGPGIDLMTETFGLVATTETPLVICDVQRSGPSTGMPTKQEQGDLNMALYGGHGEVPRFVVAPTSVSECFWKTVEAFNYAEKYQTPVFLVSDLALAVTEQTFPPEEFDMDEVEIERGKVVEEDEIDSWQNEKGQFQPHFPTADGVSPRTFPGTTDGAHMTTGLEHDELGRRTEEEEVRIEQVEKRTQKVQTAKEEEDWDYREFGDPDADTLVISWGSNEGAMREALGFLEERGTDVRFISVPYIFPRPDLSEEIEAADDVIVVECNATGQFADVIEHDVLERVQRVNKYNGVRFKADELATEIENTLAGADASSQEVEAE from the coding sequence ATGCCCGAGGACCTGAACTGGGCCATCGGCGGTGAAGCCGGTGACGGGATCGACTCTACCGGGAAGATCTTCGCTCAGGCACTCTCGCGTGCCGGCCGTCACGTCTTCACCTCGAAGGACTTCGCGTCACGGATCCGGGGCGGGTACACCGCCTACAAGGTCCGGACATCCGTCGACCGCGTCGAGAGCGTCGTCGACAGGCTCGACATCCTGATCGCGCTCACCGAGCGCACGATCGACGAGAACATGGACGAACTGCACGAGGGCAGCGTCATCATCTACGACGGCGAGCGCTCCACGATGGAGGACGTGGAGGTGCCCGAGGGGATGATCGGCCTGTCGGTCCCGCTCCAGCGGCTCGCCGAGGACGCCGGCGGCGCCATCATGGCGAACGTCGTCGCCCTGGGCGCGGCCTGCGAGGTGGCGAACTTCCCCATCGAGAACTTAGACGAGTCGCTGGAGAAGCGCTTCGGCGACAAGGGCGAGGCCATCGTCGAGAACAACAAGGAGGCCGCCCGCCTGGGCCAGCAGCACGTCCAGGAGGAGTACGACCACGACTTCGACTACGACATCGAGACCACCGACAACGACTACGTCCTGCTCAACGGCGACGAGGCCATCGGCATGGGCGCCATCGCCGCCGGCTGTCGCTTCTACTCGGGCTATCCCATCACGCCCGCGACGGACGTGATGGAGTACATGACCGGCCGCGTCGAGCAGTACGGCGGCAAGGTCGTCCAGGCCGAGGACGAACTCTCCGCCATCAACATGGCGCTTGGCGCCGCCCGCGCCGGCGCACGCGCGATGACTGCCACCTCGGGCCCCGGCATCGACCTAATGACCGAGACGTTCGGCCTGGTCGCCACCACCGAGACGCCGCTGGTCATCTGCGACGTCCAGCGCTCCGGTCCCTCGACCGGGATGCCGACCAAGCAGGAACAGGGCGACCTCAACATGGCGCTGTACGGCGGCCACGGCGAGGTCCCGCGGTTCGTCGTCGCACCCACGTCGGTCTCGGAGTGTTTCTGGAAGACCGTCGAGGCGTTCAACTACGCCGAGAAGTACCAGACGCCGGTCTTCCTGGTCTCTGACCTGGCGCTGGCGGTCACCGAACAGACGTTCCCGCCGGAGGAGTTCGACATGGACGAGGTCGAGATCGAGCGCGGGAAGGTCGTCGAGGAAGACGAGATCGACTCCTGGCAGAACGAGAAGGGCCAGTTCCAGCCCCACTTCCCGACCGCCGACGGCGTCAGCCCCCGCACGTTCCCGGGCACGACCGACGGCGCGCACATGACCACCGGCCTCGAACACGACGAACTCGGTCGTCGGACCGAGGAGGAGGAGGTCCGCATCGAGCAGGTCGAGAAGCGCACCCAGAAGGTCCAGACCGCCAAGGAAGAGGAGGACTGGGACTACCGCGAGTTCGGCGACCCCGACGCGGACACGCTCGTCATCTCGTGGGGCTCCAACGAGGGCGCCATGCGCGAGGCGCTGGGCTTCCTCGAGGAGCGCGGGACGGACGTGCGGTTCATCTCGGTGCCCTACATCTTCCCGCGCCCCGACCTCTCCGAGGAGATCGAGGCGGCCGACGACGTGATCGTCGTCGAGTGTAACGCCACCGGCCAGTTCGCGGACGTCATCGAGCACGACGTGCTCGAACGCGTCCAGCGGGTCAACAAGTACAACGGCGTCCGCTTCAAGGCGGACGAACTCGCGACCGAGATCGAGAACACGCTCGCTGGGGCCGACGCCAGCTCCCAGGAGGTGGAGGCAGAATGA
- a CDS encoding methionine synthase, which translates to MSRPADNREQFRPADHDNDHFLLTSVVGSYKKPKWLDHARELYEDEDTEFGDDEWEEAKDDAARLITEEHERAGLDTVVDGEMRRTEMVEYFAERIEGYEFNGRVKVWGHNYFNKPSVVDEVEYGEQWLVDEFEFTDSVADRPVKVPITGPYTLANWTFNEAYDDDEALAYDLAELVNEEIEQLVDAGARYIQIDEPALATTPDDHAIVGEALERIVADIPEEVRIGLHVCYGDYSRIYPEVLDYPIDELDLELTNGDYEQIDVFTDPEFTLDLALGVVDNHTAEVESVAEIKANIEQGLKVVPPEQLTISPDCGLKLLPREKAYEKMENMVQAAREVEAELDAGEIDVPAAGERASADD; encoded by the coding sequence ATGAGCCGGCCCGCCGACAACCGCGAGCAGTTCCGCCCGGCCGACCACGACAACGACCACTTCCTGCTGACCAGCGTCGTCGGCAGCTACAAGAAGCCCAAGTGGCTCGACCACGCCCGCGAGCTCTACGAGGACGAGGACACCGAGTTCGGCGACGACGAGTGGGAGGAGGCCAAGGACGACGCCGCCCGGCTCATCACGGAGGAGCACGAGCGGGCCGGCCTCGACACCGTCGTCGACGGCGAGATGCGCCGGACGGAGATGGTCGAGTACTTCGCCGAGCGCATCGAGGGCTACGAGTTCAACGGCCGCGTCAAGGTGTGGGGCCACAACTACTTCAACAAGCCGTCGGTCGTCGACGAGGTCGAGTACGGCGAGCAGTGGCTCGTCGACGAGTTCGAGTTCACCGACAGCGTCGCCGACCGCCCGGTCAAGGTGCCCATCACCGGTCCCTACACCCTCGCCAACTGGACGTTCAACGAGGCCTACGACGACGACGAGGCGCTGGCCTACGACCTGGCGGAACTGGTCAACGAGGAGATCGAACAACTGGTCGACGCGGGCGCCCGCTACATCCAGATCGACGAGCCCGCGCTGGCGACCACGCCCGACGACCACGCCATCGTCGGCGAGGCCCTGGAGCGGATCGTCGCCGACATCCCCGAGGAGGTCCGCATCGGCCTCCACGTCTGCTACGGCGACTACTCGCGGATCTACCCCGAGGTGCTCGACTACCCGATCGACGAACTCGACCTGGAACTCACCAACGGCGACTACGAGCAGATCGACGTGTTCACCGACCCCGAGTTCACGCTCGACCTGGCGCTGGGCGTCGTCGACAACCACACCGCCGAGGTCGAGTCCGTCGCGGAGATCAAGGCGAACATCGAGCAGGGACTCAAGGTCGTCCCGCCGGAACAGCTCACCATCTCGCCGGACTGCGGGCTGAAGCTGCTCCCCCGCGAGAAGGCCTACGAGAAGATGGAGAACATGGTCCAGGCCGCCCGCGAGGTCGAGGCGGAACTCGACGCCGGCGAGATCGACGTGCCCGCCGCGGGCGAACGGGCGTCGGCCGACGACTGA
- a CDS encoding FAD-dependent oxidoreductase yields the protein MEDTEVAVVAVESVGEDAVAIDFETPDGFDAQPGQFVKVSLDGVEESRFYTVSSPDVAETFEITVGIDPEGEVGPELAALTAGDTVEISGPYGDAYYEGEQRVLILAGGPGVGPAIGIAERALDEGGEAAIVYRDAAPIHDDRLTELNERGASVAVLAPSSPLASSVDDALTDDTQVFVYGFADFLDDATAAISAAGGDAEAAKVENFG from the coding sequence ATGGAGGACACGGAAGTCGCCGTGGTCGCGGTCGAGTCGGTCGGCGAGGACGCCGTCGCCATCGACTTCGAGACGCCTGACGGGTTCGACGCACAGCCCGGCCAGTTCGTGAAGGTCTCCCTCGACGGGGTCGAGGAGTCGCGGTTCTACACCGTCTCCTCGCCGGACGTGGCGGAGACCTTCGAGATCACCGTCGGCATCGACCCCGAGGGCGAGGTCGGGCCGGAGCTGGCGGCCCTGACCGCCGGCGACACCGTCGAGATATCCGGGCCGTACGGCGACGCCTACTACGAGGGCGAACAGCGGGTGCTGATCCTCGCGGGCGGTCCCGGCGTCGGCCCGGCGATCGGGATCGCCGAGCGGGCGCTCGACGAGGGCGGCGAGGCCGCCATCGTCTACCGCGACGCCGCGCCGATCCACGACGACCGCCTGACCGAACTGAACGAGCGGGGCGCCTCGGTGGCCGTCCTCGCGCCGTCGTCGCCGCTGGCGTCGTCGGTCGACGACGCCCTGACCGACGATACCCAGGTGTTCGTCTACGGCTTCGCCGACTTCCTCGACGACGCCACGGCCGCCATCTCGGCGGCCGGCGGGGACGCCGAGGCCGCGAAGGTCGAGAACTTCGGATAG
- a CDS encoding 50S ribosomal protein L21e encodes MPNSNGPRKKTRKKLRNEPRDSGTSPPQRSVTEFEHGEKVHLKIDPSVPDGRFHPRFDGRTGEVVGEQGAAYKVAITDGDVDKTLIVKPAHLRSQA; translated from the coding sequence ATGCCCAACTCCAACGGACCCCGGAAGAAGACGCGCAAGAAGCTCCGCAACGAGCCCCGAGACAGCGGCACGTCGCCGCCCCAGCGGTCGGTCACCGAGTTCGAGCACGGCGAGAAGGTCCACCTGAAGATCGACCCGAGCGTCCCGGACGGGCGGTTCCACCCGCGCTTCGACGGGCGCACGGGCGAGGTCGTCGGCGAGCAGGGCGCCGCCTACAAGGTCGCCATCACCGACGGCGACGTCGACAAGACGCTCATCGTCAAGCCCGCCCACCTCCGCAGCCAGGCATGA
- a CDS encoding 16S ribosomal RNA methyltransferase A encodes MNDERTRADEADSGAPADSSGATSDDGSGPSAADPDPGTRDPDALLRRAGVRGDPDRDQHFLVDDRVLDRLPEHAREANVDLSHVLEIGAGTGALTDRLLAAADRVTAIERDPDLAAFLREEFAAEIDAGRLTVVEGDALEVELPEFTASVSNLPYGPSSELAFRLLPEKRPLVLMFQREFAERMAAEPGTDDYGRLSVTAGHYADAEVVEPVPKEAFSPPPAVQSAVVRTTPRDPDYEVDDEEFFMDFLKAVFTQRRKTMRNAVRNTAHISGLGDPDAVVEAADEDLMSARAGTVTPAEFADLATLAYEVGGPGER; translated from the coding sequence ATGAACGACGAGCGCACGCGAGCGGACGAGGCCGACAGCGGCGCGCCCGCCGACAGCAGCGGCGCGACCTCCGACGACGGGAGCGGTCCGTCCGCCGCCGACCCCGATCCCGGCACCCGCGACCCCGACGCCCTGCTCCGGCGGGCGGGGGTCCGGGGCGACCCCGACCGCGACCAGCACTTCCTGGTCGACGACCGCGTGCTCGACCGGCTGCCCGAACACGCCAGAGAGGCGAACGTCGACCTCTCGCACGTGCTGGAAATCGGCGCGGGGACCGGCGCGCTGACCGACCGGCTGCTCGCCGCGGCCGACCGGGTGACCGCCATCGAGCGCGACCCCGACCTGGCGGCGTTCCTCCGCGAGGAGTTCGCCGCCGAGATCGACGCGGGCCGGCTCACCGTCGTCGAGGGCGACGCGCTGGAGGTCGAGCTGCCCGAGTTCACCGCGTCGGTCTCGAACCTGCCGTACGGCCCGTCGAGCGAGCTGGCCTTCCGGCTGCTGCCCGAGAAGCGCCCGCTGGTGCTCATGTTCCAGCGGGAGTTCGCCGAGCGGATGGCCGCCGAGCCGGGGACCGACGACTACGGCCGGCTGTCGGTGACGGCGGGTCACTACGCCGACGCCGAGGTGGTCGAGCCGGTCCCGAAAGAAGCGTTCTCGCCGCCGCCGGCCGTCCAGAGCGCGGTCGTGCGGACGACGCCCCGCGATCCGGACTACGAGGTCGACGACGAGGAGTTCTTCATGGACTTCCTGAAGGCCGTGTTCACCCAGCGCCGGAAGACGATGCGCAACGCCGTCCGCAACACCGCCCACATCTCCGGGCTGGGCGACCCCGACGCGGTGGTCGAGGCCGCGGACGAGGACCTGATGAGCGCCCGCGCCGGGACCGTGACGCCCGCGGAGTTCGCGGACCTGGCGACGCTGGCCTACGAGGTGGGCGGGCCGGGCGAGCGATGA
- a CDS encoding DUF655 domain-containing protein, with product MSDSERGDDDPGGPTAVVLDFLAHGRTEDDRPQYQKQPLAYALGREDFRLFEVVLGPDADVSIGDDLVIDRAADAIERTGEVEYEDLPGGAQSELDYAVEDLVDEEERRFVDFYNDAQPITLRLHQLNLLPGIGKKLRNAILDERKRGPFESFDDLEERVEGLHNPREVVVERILEEIREDDLKYRTFARRDDEE from the coding sequence ATGAGTGACTCCGAGCGCGGCGACGACGATCCGGGGGGACCCACGGCCGTCGTCCTCGACTTCCTGGCCCACGGCCGGACCGAGGACGACCGCCCGCAGTACCAGAAGCAGCCGCTCGCCTACGCGCTCGGGCGCGAGGACTTCCGCCTGTTCGAGGTGGTCCTCGGGCCCGACGCCGACGTGTCGATCGGCGACGACCTGGTGATCGACCGCGCGGCCGACGCCATCGAGCGCACGGGCGAGGTCGAGTACGAGGACCTGCCCGGCGGCGCCCAGTCGGAACTGGACTACGCCGTCGAGGACCTCGTCGACGAGGAGGAACGGCGGTTCGTCGACTTCTACAACGACGCCCAGCCCATCACCCTGCGCCTGCACCAGCTGAACCTCCTGCCCGGGATCGGGAAGAAACTGCGCAACGCAATCCTCGACGAGCGCAAGCGGGGCCCGTTCGAGAGCTTCGACGACCTGGAGGAGCGCGTCGAGGGGCTGCACAACCCTCGCGAGGTCGTCGTCGAACGCATCCTGGAGGAGATCCGCGAGGACGACCTGAAGTACCGCACCTTCGCCCGGCGGGACGACGAGGAATGA
- a CDS encoding DUF4129 domain-containing protein, translated as MRRSATALIALLALVALVTAAGSLGGTDQPTLYSGTTPTQPMPTGTPPGVGGGANGTDAPDSRRVVEEETPVPPDESGEDGGVSTLLVAGLVGGLLVALVLAVVLTGDDTRAPPRDESGDGDGATGPPTPTVDPAYDAPGDNAVVRAWRRLRDRTGADESTTPGETAAAAVDRGYPAEAVDRVTRGFEAVRYGRRPPTDEQERRASRLADRLDAGDDRDGSGGDGA; from the coding sequence GTGAGACGATCCGCGACCGCCCTGATCGCCCTCCTCGCGCTGGTCGCCCTCGTGACGGCCGCCGGGTCGCTCGGCGGGACCGACCAGCCGACGCTGTACTCCGGGACGACGCCGACCCAGCCGATGCCGACGGGCACCCCGCCCGGCGTCGGCGGCGGCGCGAACGGAACGGACGCGCCCGACTCCCGACGGGTCGTCGAGGAAGAGACGCCGGTTCCGCCCGACGAAAGCGGCGAGGACGGCGGCGTCTCGACGCTCCTAGTCGCCGGGCTCGTCGGCGGGCTGCTCGTCGCCCTCGTCCTCGCCGTCGTGCTGACCGGCGACGACACCCGCGCGCCGCCGCGCGACGAGAGCGGCGACGGCGACGGGGCGACGGGACCGCCGACGCCGACGGTCGACCCCGCCTACGACGCGCCGGGCGACAACGCGGTCGTCCGCGCCTGGCGACGGCTCCGCGACCGGACGGGCGCCGACGAGTCGACCACGCCCGGGGAGACGGCCGCGGCCGCCGTCGACCGCGGCTACCCGGCGGAGGCGGTCGACCGCGTGACCCGCGGCTTCGAGGCGGTCCGCTACGGCCGCCGGCCGCCGACCGACGAACAGGAGCGCCGCGCCAGTCGGCTGGCCGACCGGCTGGACGCCGGCGACGACCGCGACGGGTCCGGGGGTGACGGCGCGTGA
- a CDS encoding HemK2/MTQ2 family protein methyltransferase — protein sequence MTEERSGEGGTADGDDAETADGKPGLAAQRDVEQVYQPAEDSKLLADAVVERVERGDRALDVGTGSGYVAARMAEAGADAVGADLNPHACRQAAGVGIPVVRADLTGPFRDGAFDVVAFNPPYLPTEPDREWDDWMERALSGGEDGRAAIDPFLDDVARVLAPDGAAYLLVSSLTDPDAVRERAAANGLASEEVASESHPFETLLVVRFALDR from the coding sequence ATGACCGAGGAGCGGTCCGGGGAAGGCGGCACTGCGGACGGTGACGACGCCGAGACCGCCGACGGGAAACCAGGGCTGGCCGCCCAGCGCGACGTGGAGCAGGTCTACCAGCCCGCGGAGGACTCGAAGCTGCTGGCCGACGCCGTGGTCGAACGCGTCGAGCGCGGCGACCGGGCGCTCGACGTGGGCACCGGGTCCGGCTACGTCGCCGCGCGGATGGCCGAGGCGGGCGCCGACGCGGTCGGCGCCGACCTCAACCCGCACGCCTGCCGGCAGGCCGCCGGGGTCGGGATCCCGGTCGTCCGGGCGGACCTGACGGGGCCGTTCCGCGACGGCGCCTTCGACGTGGTGGCGTTCAACCCGCCGTACCTGCCGACCGAGCCCGACCGGGAGTGGGACGACTGGATGGAGCGGGCGCTGTCGGGCGGCGAGGACGGCCGCGCGGCCATCGACCCGTTCCTCGACGACGTGGCGCGGGTGCTCGCCCCCGACGGTGCGGCGTACCTGCTCGTGAGTTCGCTCACCGACCCCGACGCCGTCCGGGAGCGCGCGGCGGCGAACGGGCTGGCGAGCGAGGAGGTCGCCAGCGAATCGCACCCCTTCGAGACGTTACTGGTGGTGCGGTTCGCGCTCGACCGATAA
- a CDS encoding elongation factor 1-beta codes for MGKVAAQIKVMPQNPEVDLDALQERLEASLPEGAKINGFERDDVAFGLVALLPTVVVPDEAGGTEAVEEAFAGVEGVESVEVGDVGRL; via the coding sequence ATGGGGAAAGTCGCCGCGCAGATCAAGGTCATGCCGCAGAACCCCGAGGTCGACCTGGACGCGCTCCAGGAGCGCCTCGAAGCGTCGCTGCCCGAGGGCGCGAAGATCAACGGCTTCGAGCGCGACGACGTGGCCTTCGGCCTCGTCGCCCTGCTCCCGACCGTCGTCGTCCCGGACGAGGCCGGCGGCACCGAGGCCGTCGAGGAGGCCTTCGCCGGCGTCGAGGGCGTCGAGAGCGTCGAAGTCGGCGACGTCGGTCGCCTGTAA